In a single window of the Atlantibacter hermannii genome:
- the ygaW gene encoding inner membrane protein, translated as MFSPHSRLRHAAADTFAMVVYCFVVGMIIEIFISGMTFEQSLSSRLVSIPVNILIAWPYGIYRDAFIRQAKRLSTGSWAKNLADVLAYVTFQSPVYAAILLFVGADWPQIVAAVSSNALISMLMGAAYGYFLDYCRRLFRVAEAQPRVQL; from the coding sequence ATGTTCTCGCCCCACTCGCGCCTGCGTCATGCGGCGGCGGACACCTTCGCCATGGTGGTGTATTGTTTCGTGGTAGGGATGATTATTGAAATTTTCATCTCTGGCATGACATTCGAACAGTCGCTCTCTTCCCGTCTGGTTTCTATTCCGGTCAACATACTTATTGCCTGGCCTTATGGAATTTACCGGGATGCGTTTATTCGTCAGGCAAAACGATTGAGTACAGGAAGCTGGGCGAAAAACCTCGCCGATGTGCTGGCGTATGTGACCTTCCAGTCTCCTGTCTATGCCGCCATTCTGCTGTTTGTGGGCGCGGACTGGCCTCAGATCGTGGCCGCGGTCAGTTCAAACGCGCTGATCTCAATGCTGATGGGCGCAGCGTACGGGTATTTTCTTGATTATTGCCGCCGACTGTTCCGTGTGGCGGAAGCGCAGCCGCGCGTCCAGTTGTAA
- the ygaC_1 gene encoding protein, producing MNREARMGRTALIIHPTLKERSQTLAEPASEMKTCDHYQQFPLYLGGDAEQHYGIPHGFSSRMALERYLSGLFGEPQ from the coding sequence GTGAATCGTGAAGCGCGTATGGGCCGTACGGCGTTAATTATTCATCCTACCCTGAAAGAGCGCAGTCAGACCCTTGCTGAACCCGCCTCGGAGATGAAAACCTGCGATCATTATCAACAGTTCCCACTTTATCTGGGGGGCGATGCGGAACAGCACTATGGCATTCCGCATGGTTTCAGCTCCCGCATGGCGCTTGAACGTTATCTGTCTGGATTGTTTGGCGAACCGCAATAA
- the ygaC_2 gene encoding protein → MYLRPDEVARVLEKVGFTMQEVTPKNIWLSPR, encoded by the coding sequence ATGTATTTACGACCCGATGAGGTAGCGCGCGTACTGGAAAAAGTGGGCTTTACCATGCAGGAAGTGACCCCCAAAAACATATGGCTATCGCCGCGGTGA
- the ygaM gene encoding protein: MFNRIDRKQVDDGVQEINDDVSRLADSLEDVLKSWGSDAKDDADAARRKAKALLRETRARMNGRNGVSQAACDAMGCAETYVRRNPWCSVGVAAAAGIFIGALLNCGP, encoded by the coding sequence ATGTTTAACAGAATAGATCGGAAGCAGGTCGATGATGGCGTCCAGGAAATTAACGACGATGTAAGCCGTCTGGCCGATTCGCTTGAAGATGTACTGAAATCCTGGGGAAGTGATGCGAAAGATGATGCGGATGCCGCACGCCGCAAAGCAAAAGCCCTGCTGCGTGAAACCCGCGCACGTATGAATGGCCGTAACGGCGTAAGCCAGGCTGCCTGTGACGCAATGGGCTGCGCCGAAACCTATGTACGCCGCAACCCGTGGTGCAGCGTTGGCGTCGCAGCTGCGGCGGGTATTTTTATCGGTGCCCTGCTTAACTGCGGCCCGTAA
- the nrdI gene encoding ribonucleotide reductase stimulatory protein, whose translation MSQLVYFSSRSENTHRFIQRLGLPALRIAIDGKASLKVDQPYILVVPSYGGGETKGAVPRQVIQFLNDEGNRALLRGVIAAGNRNFGDAFCRAGDVIAQKCQVPCLYRFELMGTMHDIENVRKGVKKFWQR comes from the coding sequence ATGAGCCAGTTGGTCTACTTTTCCAGCCGTTCTGAAAATACCCATCGTTTTATTCAACGGCTGGGCTTGCCTGCACTGCGCATCGCGATTGATGGCAAGGCGTCGCTGAAAGTAGATCAACCTTACATCCTGGTCGTCCCCAGCTACGGCGGCGGCGAAACCAAAGGTGCGGTGCCGCGCCAGGTTATCCAGTTTCTTAATGATGAAGGCAACCGCGCGTTACTGCGCGGCGTGATCGCGGCGGGTAATCGCAATTTTGGCGACGCATTCTGTCGGGCCGGTGACGTCATTGCCCAAAAGTGCCAGGTGCCCTGTCTCTACCGTTTTGAATTGATGGGCACGATGCACGACATCGAAAACGTGCGTAAGGGAGTTAAAAAATTTTGGCAACGATAG
- the nrdE_1 gene encoding ribonucleoside-diphosphate reductase 2 alpha chain, which translates to MATIEHSSVMADTADYHALNAMLNLYDPQGRIQFEKDKQAVAAFMTHHVLPNSVDFDNQRTRLRWLVEENYYDPTVLQRYNEEFVVALFDRAAAAGFQFQTFTGAWKFYTSYTLKPSTESGISNIFPIVPVWWR; encoded by the coding sequence TTGGCAACGATAGAACACTCATCCGTTATGGCCGACACGGCGGATTACCATGCGCTGAACGCGATGCTCAATCTGTACGATCCCCAGGGCCGCATTCAGTTTGAAAAAGATAAGCAGGCCGTGGCGGCGTTTATGACGCATCACGTACTGCCGAACAGTGTTGATTTTGACAATCAACGGACGCGGTTGCGCTGGCTGGTTGAAGAGAACTATTACGATCCAACCGTGTTGCAGCGCTATAACGAGGAGTTCGTCGTTGCGCTTTTTGACCGGGCCGCAGCCGCCGGATTTCAGTTCCAGACCTTCACGGGTGCGTGGAAGTTCTACACCAGCTACACGTTAAAACCTTCGACGGAAAGCGGTATCTCGAACATTTTCCCGATCGTGCCTGTATGGTGGCGTTAA